The following are encoded in a window of Prosthecodimorpha staleyi genomic DNA:
- a CDS encoding branched-chain amino acid ABC transporter permease yields MDAYLIAIAIVTGIYVLMALGLNLQYGLTGLINFGHVGFFCVGAYAAAILASRGWPALATFPVAAAVAVAAAWPLGLVSLRLRDDYFAIVSLGFSEVVRLVATSERWLTNGVQGIAGIPRLFADLSGATQALAVLALLLVLNGLAILAMRRIVASPFGRMIEAIRDNEEAVRALGKDPTRFKIQVLMLGAALAGVSGAVYAHYIGFIAPEQFVPLVTFQIWMAIVMGGVGRVSGALVGSGLLMLFLEGSRFLRDLLPFVSEVEMASVRIGVVGLALILFTLYRPQGLMGDFTRR; encoded by the coding sequence ATGGACGCCTATCTGATCGCGATCGCGATCGTAACCGGCATCTATGTACTGATGGCGCTTGGCCTCAACCTGCAGTACGGGCTGACCGGACTGATCAATTTCGGCCATGTCGGTTTCTTCTGCGTCGGCGCCTATGCGGCGGCGATCCTCGCATCGCGCGGCTGGCCGGCTTTGGCAACCTTCCCGGTGGCGGCGGCGGTGGCGGTGGCTGCCGCCTGGCCACTCGGACTCGTGTCGCTGCGGCTGCGGGACGACTACTTCGCCATCGTCTCGCTCGGCTTCTCCGAAGTCGTGCGGCTGGTGGCAACCTCGGAGCGCTGGCTGACCAACGGCGTGCAGGGCATCGCGGGCATTCCGCGCCTGTTCGCCGATCTTTCCGGCGCGACCCAGGCCCTGGCCGTGCTCGCCCTGCTCCTGGTCCTCAACGGCCTCGCGATCCTGGCCATGCGCCGTATCGTGGCCTCGCCCTTCGGGCGCATGATCGAGGCGATCCGCGACAACGAGGAGGCCGTCAGGGCGCTCGGCAAGGACCCGACGCGGTTCAAGATTCAGGTGCTGATGCTGGGTGCCGCCCTGGCCGGGGTCTCCGGCGCGGTCTATGCGCACTATATCGGCTTCATCGCGCCGGAGCAGTTCGTCCCGCTGGTCACCTTCCAGATCTGGATGGCGATCGTGATGGGCGGGGTCGGCCGGGTCTCCGGCGCCCTGGTCGGCTCCGGCCTGCTCATGCTGTTCCTTGAAGGCTCGCGCTTTCTGCGCGATCTGCTGCCCTTCGTCTCCGAGGTGGAGATGGCCAGCGTTCGGATCGGCGTGGTCGGCCTGGCGCTGATCCTGTTCACGCTCTATCGGCCGCAAGGCCTCATGGGAGACTTCACGCGCCGATGA
- a CDS encoding ABC transporter ATP-binding protein, producing the protein MTLVLSGLTKAYGGLRVVDNVSLSIPSDGLVGVIGPNGAGKSTLFSLATGFLAADSGTVSFDGRDLTAVPATGRARAGMVRTFQVPREFTHLTVRENLMAAAPDQAGEGLLAVFFRPGAIAAEERAIAARADETLAFLRLDAVAGTPAGRLSGGQKKLLELGRALMTGARLILLDEPFAGVNPVLIEELSARIRDLAARGVGFLIIEHDLRALTRLVSTLHVMDRGRLIASGAPAAVLAEPAVRDAYLGGAAA; encoded by the coding sequence ATGACCCTGGTCCTGTCCGGCCTTACCAAGGCGTATGGCGGCTTGCGGGTCGTCGACAATGTGTCGCTCTCGATACCGTCCGACGGCCTGGTCGGCGTGATCGGTCCCAACGGGGCCGGCAAGTCGACCCTGTTCTCGCTGGCGACCGGATTCCTGGCCGCCGATTCCGGCACGGTTTCCTTCGACGGACGCGACCTTACGGCCGTGCCCGCGACAGGGCGGGCACGAGCCGGCATGGTACGCACCTTTCAGGTGCCGCGCGAATTCACTCACTTGACGGTGCGGGAGAACCTGATGGCGGCGGCGCCGGATCAGGCCGGCGAGGGATTGCTGGCCGTATTCTTCCGGCCCGGCGCGATCGCCGCCGAGGAGCGCGCGATCGCCGCCCGCGCCGACGAGACGCTCGCCTTCCTGCGCCTGGATGCGGTCGCCGGTACGCCGGCCGGCCGGCTGTCGGGCGGACAGAAGAAGCTGCTCGAACTGGGCCGGGCCTTGATGACCGGAGCGCGGCTGATCCTGCTCGACGAACCGTTCGCGGGCGTCAATCCGGTATTGATCGAGGAGCTTTCGGCGCGCATCCGCGACCTCGCCGCCCGCGGCGTCGGCTTCCTGATCATCGAACACGATCTCCGGGCGCTGACCCGTCTGGTTTCGACGCTGCATGTGATGGATCGCGGACGGTTGATCGCCTCGGGCGCGCCGGCGGCCGTGCTGGCCGAGCCGGCGGTGCGCGACGCCTATCTGGGAGGGGCGGCTGCATGA
- a CDS encoding ABC transporter ATP-binding protein — protein sequence MILSLEAVTGGYGEIDILNGVDLALEAGSILTVAGTNGAGKSTLAKAVVGLLPRVGGQIRLDGHDIAGLPAEERARAGIGYVPQVANVFPSLTIEENLAVVEGVVDRRGRIGALYEMFPALAERRRFRAQSLSGGERQQLAFARALMTAPRVMVLDEPTAALAPSRVADSFERIATLARTGIAVLLIEQRARQALAISHRGAILDGGKVALIGPAADLLADETAARLFLGAG from the coding sequence ATGATCCTCAGTCTGGAGGCCGTGACCGGAGGCTACGGCGAGATCGACATCCTGAACGGCGTCGACCTCGCGCTGGAGGCCGGCAGCATTCTGACCGTCGCCGGCACCAACGGCGCCGGCAAGTCGACCCTGGCCAAGGCCGTGGTCGGCCTGCTGCCGCGGGTCGGCGGGCAGATCCGGCTCGACGGACACGACATCGCCGGGCTGCCCGCAGAAGAACGGGCGCGCGCCGGGATCGGCTATGTGCCGCAGGTCGCCAACGTATTCCCGTCGCTGACGATCGAAGAGAACCTGGCCGTCGTCGAAGGCGTCGTCGACCGCCGCGGCCGCATCGGCGCCCTGTACGAGATGTTCCCGGCGCTGGCCGAGCGGCGCCGATTCCGGGCGCAGAGCCTGTCGGGCGGCGAGCGGCAACAGCTTGCCTTCGCCCGCGCCCTGATGACCGCCCCACGCGTGATGGTGCTCGACGAACCGACCGCCGCTCTGGCGCCGTCGCGCGTCGCCGACAGTTTCGAACGGATCGCGACGCTCGCCCGCACGGGCATCGCCGTGCTGCTGATCGAGCAGCGGGCCCGTCAGGCCTTGGCGATCTCGCATCGCGGCGCGATCCTCGACGGCGGCAAGGTCGCCCTCATCGGTCCGGCCGCCGACCTGCTCGCCGACGAGACCGCAGCCCGGTTATTCCTCGGCGCCGGCTGA